The sequence GCTACTTTGTGAACAAGAATTTGATAAGAGATTGAAACGAGTTAAGCTCTGGTTCTGCTTCTTCTCTTTCGTCTTCTTCATATGAGTGCATCGGAACTAGCTACCAGTTGGGATTGGTTTTTCAGTCAAGGGGTGTTGTCTGCAGTGACCTCTTAGTGAAGAAACTTCACAAGACCAGGGTTTGAAAATCTGATCGGAGAGGTaaatattttcccttttcaAGTTCAAGAACATCTTTCTAAGTTTGGTTTCTTAATTCTCTTTCTCACATTATAGGGATTTTATAGAATTAAAAGTGATGGTAACAAGGAAGATAAAGACCATGGAGATGGAAAATTTTGCAGCATTCACACATCTCAAACactgcaaaaagaaaaacaaaaaggagaagaatagCAAGAGAGAAGATCGATCTTGGTCTGATCTTCCAACTGAGATTCTTGAACGTATCATGGCTGACCTATATTTAAGTGATATAACAAGTTTCCATGAAGTCTGCAAACAATGGAGTTCTATAGAACGTCCCCGAACCCAACTATTGATTAGATATGGATATGAATATCGACATCGATGTCGCCCTACGAATCAAATTCCATGGCTACTGATGTCAAATTCCCATACCCATTTGACCTCATCATGCACACTCATagacccatcttcttcttcttcttacaaGAAAGCCCATTCCATCAAAATTGAAGGCATTGGGCCTAATGATAATACTCAAGTTTGTAGTACCAAGTTCGGTTGGTTACTACTATCTCAAACTCATCCCCATTGGACTTCATTCTTTCTATACTCTCCCTTTATCAATGAGAGGATCGACTTGCCTAATTTGGATTCAAAGTTCGATGTTGCAACATTCTCCTCAGTGCCCACTTCAACTGATTGCGTATTCTTCGTTCTACACTACACAACTAAAGTGACTATCAGCATATGTCGCAAAGGTGACATGGCCTGGAGCACAAGTAGTTTCTCAGAAGGGTTTTTGCCGATTAAGGATGTAGTCTACTCGAAGGGGTTGTTCTATTGCTCAACAATTCGTGGTGCATTAGCAGCTTTCGATGTCTCTCAACAGTCATGGAGGGTTCTTTCCGAATTTAGGCCACTACTGGATTCTTCATGCTATGATTATAGTAGTTTTATGGTTGAAGATGTAGAAGAGGAACtcttatttattcttttgaGCAATTCAGGTGGCTGGGCTTTAGTTCACAAGTTGGATAGATCTGTGAAGATGTGGGTCAAAGTTGAAAACTTAACAGATAAATCATTGTTTGTTAGCTCTGCTAGCACTTCGGTTATGGTTTCTAAGAACAAGAGAACTGAGAAGGTGATGAATAGGGTTTATCACTGTCTACCCAATGAGCCCCCAAAGTTCTACTCTTTCAAAGCTTTAAAAAGCTACGGATCTTCTAGTCCTTATGGTGA is a genomic window of Macadamia integrifolia cultivar HAES 741 chromosome 13, SCU_Mint_v3, whole genome shotgun sequence containing:
- the LOC122059375 gene encoding F-box/kelch-repeat protein At1g57790-like, which translates into the protein MVTRKIKTMEMENFAAFTHLKHCKKKNKKEKNSKREDRSWSDLPTEILERIMADLYLSDITSFHEVCKQWSSIERPRTQLLIRYGYEYRHRCRPTNQIPWLLMSNSHTHLTSSCTLIDPSSSSSYKKAHSIKIEGIGPNDNTQVCSTKFGWLLLSQTHPHWTSFFLYSPFINERIDLPNLDSKFDVATFSSVPTSTDCVFFVLHYTTKVTISICRKGDMAWSTSSFSEGFLPIKDVVYSKGLFYCSTIRGALAAFDVSQQSWRVLSEFRPLLDSSCYDYSSFMVEDVEEELLFILLSNSGGWALVHKLDRSVKMWVKVENLTDKSLFVSSASTSVMVSKNKRTEKVMNRVYHCLPNEPPKFYSFKALKSYGSSSPYGDLPTKEFPKKFIWIEPSC